One segment of Acropora muricata isolate sample 2 chromosome 8, ASM3666990v1, whole genome shotgun sequence DNA contains the following:
- the LOC136925759 gene encoding uncharacterized protein — MFQFSLFLMIVCLSLNEGRNVPRVIREIVEVNATAIDDKNVTSKANDAPEISEIQSDLIAPASGPKPLQAKYTIRILPKLRDGVPQVQEIRIMPPKSEKTQAFFKPLMVLKQNVTKPMIENIEIDIPEKGKKYSAKPSVEVIEGDHREMLEVSKGQAVVENAEQRSQDHPAGSGTQDSTEQPTSQNTTQYSTSQNATKSSQTATQPSTSQNATQSSASQNATQTVIPQNETKPLTSQDAPVKQSSQNAAVIANTRVSLPQAPATAPSVNTPSTSAASNSVAQPCTDDGRCVVYPENRCAEPWLVTNCRLKCKLCSK; from the exons ATGTTTCAATTCTCGTTATTTCTAATGATCGTTTGCTTGTCTCTAAATGAAGGAAGAAATGTCCCTAGGGTCATTCGAG AAATTGTGGAGGTAAACGCCACTGCTATCGATGATAAGAATGTTACGAGTAAAGCCAACGATGCTCCGGAGATTTCCGAAATTCAGTCCGATCTGATCGCCCCGGCGTCAGGTCCGAAACCCTTGCAAGCAAAGTACACGATCCGAATATTGCCGAAGCTGAGAGACGGCGTTCCACAGGTTCAAGAAATTCGCATCATGCCGCCAAAGAGTGAAAAGACCCAAGCATTTTTCAAACCTCTGATGGTTTTAAAGCAAAACGTCACGAAACCGATgattgaaaatattgaaatcgATATACCAGAGAAGGGAAAGAAATACAGCGCTAAGCCGAGCGTGGAGGTGATCGAAGGTGATCACCGAGAAATGCTGGAGGTTTCAAAAGGACAAGCAGTTGTTGAAAATGCGGAACAAAGATCGCAGGATCATCCGGCAG GAAGTGGTACCCAAGACTCAACAGAGCAACCAACTTCCCAGAATACAACGCAATATTCTACCTCCCAGAATGCAACGAAATCTTCACAAACTGCAACGCAACCTTCAACTTCCCAGAACGCAACGCAGTCATCGGCTTCCCAGAATGCAACACAAACTGTAATCCCTCAGAATGAGACAAAGCCGTTGACGTCACAGGATGCACCAGTAAAGCAGTCTTCTCAGAATGCTGCGGTAATTGCCAATACACGAGTCTCTCTGCCTCAGGCCCCTGCAACAGCACCTTCAGTGAATACGCCATCAACCTCAGCAGCTAGCAATAGTG TTGCTCAACCATGTACAGACGATGGAAGATGTGTGGTTTACCCTGAAAACCGCTGTGCGGAGCCATGGCTTGTGACTAACTGCAGGCTGAAATGCAAACTTTGCTCCAAGTGA
- the LOC136925758 gene encoding uncharacterized protein isoform X2, which produces MKLTRFSYSFKGLLLLICLGIQHGNSNAKAINKPKHGVNKSGSKKFNAPKGKFCKNHSYCVKYSDLDCASEWVQLNCPRMCRLCEYEGPNLLNLPAVLYYKKGDKKHGISGKTSHKTKHADKVKKIQRRSEDDGDRRDVVFLSKPYDYAPKPTTPMPTTSYTVFDYKGNYRNWLFLYPDQHPVNLRYVDQGKAKDSNQQTDQQQQSSDSQNAATTGAPVAAEAVAAPTVSPASPAAAQPVAPAFASPATAPGVGQPAMEAAQPWNGAQTAMTNQTQNKTIELINQSVSLASNETQQAGFKPIVPSAQGYDAENSSVPAGNMDFSTTGQVATQDTTSSADAPAQTPWTCCRKVPPPKDCKPCPKLPKAPHMPYVFNIYCDDIYKDCAYAYSNCNDTWWEINCPKTCGLCKTKDKVSTPTAKEIMPKEVKDLVNAELQSDLVAPIPGEKPLVAKYTLRVKPKLVNGVPQMQEIRIMPPNKSGVSAYVKPLMVLKQNITKPMIENIEIDVPKKGAKFSRKPSVEVIEGDHKETLQVHKGQAVVDDAMQRSNTKSEETQETKPKIEAKEDSPGQTLSPINTTTEQTAANYTTTEQTQSSSASTPYKGYTNQTPDAQTQSTTTTATAHQSTASYQAYTQPQAASTASATEKTALSSTQTCTDDNLCATYVESQCSEPWLVANCKSKCKLC; this is translated from the exons ATGAAGTTGACAAGATTCTCATACAGCTTTAAAGGTCTCTTATTGCTTATTTGTCTGGGGATACAACACGGAAATTCAAACGCCAAAG CCATAAACAAACCCAAGCATGGCGTCAACAAAAGTGGAAGCAAAAAGTTCAACG CTCCAAAAGGTAAATTCTGCAAGAACCATTCGTACTGCGTCAAGTACAGCGACCTGGACTGCGCTTCAGAATGGGTTCAGTTAAATTGTCCTCGAATGTGCAGGCTCTGTGAATACGAAG GTCCCAACCTTCTCAATCTTCCGGCAGTCCTTTACTACAAAAAGGGAGATAAAAAACATGGAATTTCTGGAAAAACGAGCCACAAGACCAAACACGCTGACAAAGTCAAGAAGATCCAGAGGAGAAGTGAAGATGACGGTGATAGGCGAGACGTGGTCTTTCTCAGTAAGCCATACGATTATGCTCCAAAGCCAACAACACCGATGCCGACAACTTCGTACACAGTATTTGATTATAAAGGCAACTATAGAAACTGGCTCTTCCTCTATCCTGACCAGCACCCTGTCAACTTGCGTTATGTGGACCAAGGAAAAGCGAAAGATTCCAATCAACAAACCGATCAACAACAGCAATCCAGTGATTCTCAGAACGCAGCTACTACCGGAGCTCCAGTTGCTGCGGAGGCAGTTGCAGCGCCCACTGTTTCCCCTGCTTCCCCGGCTGCAGCTCAACCAGTTGCACCAGCTTTTGCGTCCCCAGCCACAGCTCCAGGTGTTGGGCAACCAGCGATGGAAGCTGCACAGCCATGGAACGGTGCCCAAACAGCAATGACCAATCAAACACAGAACAAGACCATCGAGTTGATAAACCAGTCAGTCTCTTTGGCCTCCAATGAGACCCAGCAAGCAGGGTTTAAACCAATTGTTCCTTCTGCACAGGGATATGACGCAGAAAACAGCTCTGTTCCCGCAG GTAACATGGATTTCAGCACAACAGGTCAGGTAGCTACACAGGACACCACTTCTAGTGCTGATGCTCCCGCGCAGACACCCTGGACGTGTTGTAGGAAGGTGCCACCACCTAAGGACTGCAAGCCATGTCCAAAATTACCCAAAGCCCCTCACA tgCCTTATGTGTTTAACATTTATTGTGATGACATTTACAAGGATTGCGCTTATGCATACTCCAACTGCAATGACACCTGGTGGGAAATCAACTGTCCAAAAACATGCGGTCTCTGCAAGA CAAAGGACAAGGTCAGCACGCCCACTGCAAAGGAAATTATGCCTAAGGAAGTGAAAGATCTGGTTAACGCTGAACTGCAATCGGACCTGGTAGCACCCATCCCTGGGGAAAAGCCTCTGGTAGCCAAATATACTCTTCGAGTGAAGCCCAAACTTGTCAATGGAGTACCTCAGATGCAGGAAATTCGCATTATGCCGCCTAACAAGTCTGGAGTTTCAGCATATGTTAAACCACTGATGGTTTTGAAGCAAAACATCACAAAGCCGATGATTGAAAACATCGAGATTGATGTGCCCAAGAAAGGTGCAAAGTTCAGCCGAAAACCGAGTGTGGAGGTGATTGAGGGCGATCACAAAGAAACGCTGCAAGTTCACAAGGGACAAGCAGTGGTGGACGATGCAATGCAGAGATCCAACACCAAAAGTGAAG AAACTCAGGAAACCAAACCTAAAATTGAGGCGAAGGAGGACTCACCAGGACAGACCCTGTCGCCTATCAATACCACCACCGAACAAACTGCGGCAAACTACACAACCACAGAGCAGACCCAGTCCAGCTCAGCCTCAACTCCATATAAGGGCTATACCAATCAAACCCCGGACGCTCAAACCCAGTCCACCACTACAACAGCAACCGCTCATCAGAGCACAGCGTCTTATCAAGCATATACACAGCCCCAGGCGGCCTCAACGGCTTCAGCCACGGAAAAAACTGCGCTAAGCAGCA CTCAGACTTGCACTGATGACAATCTATGCGCAACATACGTTGAATCCCAATGTTCAGAGCCATGGCTCGTGGCCAACTGCAAGAGTAAATGCAAACTTTGCTGA
- the LOC136925040 gene encoding uncharacterized protein → MAPRLIFFLISLAIVVQGRSRHYKHKKAYAVNREKEQLQQRDYQQPVKDQAGGGPPQNANVYKIALHKFDKNNKLNAQMNAHSVAVSMQGPGTIELDTSQTQVAPGERRPDHTVSVVKDTEHTPAVSVMSVKNTGSELPVNLPLSELPVPQQTAKQGKPHDVQEQHLPVRPSQSVRLRPKAASKHVRPDNFEAMSTLKELGTLSTKPHRQAASHHRQPIHTPGANTHQQLPDEPKKPQQPLLRLHQNVNKGDAGKILTRIESNVPVNVEKPQHEERVDKGHKIKLSNDGKPQRVFGKVDANNVALTMQGPGTAAVTSHLKAGTQTVVFDPKPPEPCPDQNCPQPQGFGKRHMRKN, encoded by the exons ATGGCGCCCCGATTGATATTTTTTCTAATTTCGCTGGCAATTGTGGTTCAAGGAAGGTCTCGACATTATAAACACAAGAAAG CTTATGCAGTCAATCGGGAAAAAGAACAACTCCAACAGCGAGATTATCAGCAACCAGTTAAAGATCAGGCTGGCGGAGGACCGCCACAGAACGCCAATGTCTACAAGATAGCGCTTCACAAGTTTGACAAGAACAACAAACTGAACGCACAGATGAATGCTCATAGTGTAGCTGTTTCCATGCAAGGACCTGGAACGATTGAGTTGGACACAAGTCAAACGCAAGTTGCTCCCGGTGAACGAAGACCTGACCACACCGTAAGCGTGGTGAAAGACACAGAACACACTCCAGCTGTTAGTGTCATGTCGGTGAAGAACACAG GAAGTGAACTTCCAGTAAATCTCCCGCTGTCTGAGTTACCGGTACCCCAACAAACagcaaaacaaggaaaaccaCATGATGTCCAAGAGCAGCACCTTCCGGTGCGCCCTTCACAGTCTGTTAGACTGAGACCAAAAGCTGCTTCAAAACACGTCAGGCCTGATAATTTCGAAGCAATGTCTACACTGAAAGAATTGGGAACGTTGAGTACGAAGCCCCATCGACAGGCTGCGTCGCACCACAGGCAACCTATACATACCCCAGGGGCAAATACACATCAACAGCTGCCCGATGAGCCAAAAAAACCCCAGCAACCCTTACTGCGTCTACACCAGAATGTGAACAAAGGAGACGCTGGCAAAATTTTGACGAGGATCGAAAGCAATGTGCCTGTGAACGTTGAGAAGCCGCAGC ATGAAGAACGTGTTGataaaggtcacaaaattaaaCTCAGTAACGATGGCAAACCACAGCGTGTATTTGGCAAAGTTGACGCCAACAACGTAGCACTTACTATGCAGGGGCCTGGGACAGCAGCTGTGACGTCACATTTGAAAGCAGGAACTCAGACAGTCGTATTCGACCCCAAGCCCCCAGAACCTTGCCCTGACCAGAATTGCCCTCAGCCGCAAGGGTTTGGAAAGAGACACATGCgcaagaactaa
- the LOC136925623 gene encoding uncharacterized protein → MDGRQLLLVALLSITSYVCAENGQHTVVAMVVGKGNQTFPEIKVNGVKMPVPKPQAMKEASAFPVGPATYVVGKKASDGKPPAMAAAIITPSAPKPKTEHDKIMDDLKLTKEEKEKLFPCEDYKPYCKNYYVTGQCRDVWTQKNCRKSCKLCDVPYGVFIGCQDMDVCKKFASTACMVSWVRETCKSKCSACGYERQSNSNIVMGKKRHFPATKTKNAEKASKVLKKIATKGKDQLKKAVKVQKIKEEAPKKTDQVNSNDKLQVVDLKPKKATDEKAVPKDEEDGREESAEASKVMLEKGDENDGGDDAGNNDSEESGSTESVEDEDDDAKASGNDSPVHSSHPIKIDADPMGEPVVAKMVHKPIKFNDTPAKNLKIVKPKQA, encoded by the exons ATGGACGGACGACAGCTCCTATTGGTCGCTTTGCTGTCAATCACATCCTATGTTTGCGCCGAAAATGGACAACATACAG TTGTTGCTATGGTTGTGGGTAAAGGAAATCAAACGTTTCCAG AAATCAAAGTAAACGGTGTGAAAATGCCGGTGCCTAAACCCCAGGCGATGAAAGAAGCAAGTGCTTTTCCAGTTG GACCTGCAACTTATGTCGTTGGAAAAAAGGCATCTGATGGCAAACCACCAGCCATGGCAG CTGCGATAATAACACCCTCCGCGCCGAAGCCAAAAACAG AACACGACAAAATAATGGATGACCTTAAGCTGACCAAAGAAGAGAAAG AGAAACTTTTTCCTTGCGAGGACTACAAGCCGTACTGCAAAAATTACTACGTCACTGGACAATGCAGAGATGTGTGGACACAGAAGAATTGTAGGAAGAGCTGCAAGTTGTGCGACG tTCCCTATGGAGTTTTCATTGGTTGTCAGGATATGGATGTATGCAAGAAATTCGCCAGCACAGCTTGCATGGTAAGCTGGGTACGTGAGACTTGCAAGAGCAAGTGCAGCGCCTGCGGCTATG AACGTCAATCTAATTCTAATATTGTCATGGGCAAAAAGAGACATTTCCCAGCAACAAAGACAAAGAATGCGGAGAAAGCCAGCAAAGTACTGAAGAAAATTGcaacaaaaggaaaagatcAACTTAAAAAGGCCGTAAAGGTTCAGAAAATCAAGGAAGAAGCTCCCAAGAAAACAGACCAAGTAAATTCAAACGACAAACTGCAAGTAGTAGATTTGAAACCAAAGAAGGCAACTGACGAAAAGGCGGTTCCCAAGGACGAGGAGGATGGTAGAGAAGAATCTGCGGAAGCGTCAAAGGTGATGCTCGAAAAGGGTGACGAAAATGATGGTGGTGACGATGCGGGTAACAATGATTCTGAG GAGTCGGGAAGCACCGAAAGTGTCGAAGACGAGGACGACGATGCGAAGGCTTCCGGAAACGATAGCCCAGTTCATTCATCACACCCAATCAAAATAGACGCTGACCCCATGGGAGAGCCCGTGGTTGCTAAGATGGTACATAAGCCTATCAAATTCAACGATACCCCGGCGAAGAATCTAAAAATCGTTAAGCCCAAGCAAGCCTAG
- the LOC136925758 gene encoding platelet binding protein GspB-like isoform X1 gives MKLTRFSYSFKGLLLLICLGIQHGNSNAKAINKPKHGVNKSGSKKFNAPKGKFCKNHSYCVKYSDLDCASEWVQLNCPRMCRLCEYEGPNLLNLPAVLYYKKGDKKHGISGKTSHKTKHADKVKKIQRRSEDDGDRRDVVFLSKPYDYAPKPTTPMPTTSYTVFDYKGNYRNWLFLYPDQHPVNLRYVDQGKAKDSNQQTDQQQQSSDSQNAATTGAPVAAEAVAAPTVSPASPAAAQPVAPAFASPATAPGVGQPAMEAAQPWNGAQTAMTNQTQNKTIELINQSVSLASNETQQAGFKPIVPSAQGYDAENSSVPAEGNFTGQNVSESLNETQSFIVSQPNSSKTLSQAVPQDHSHSQETTQESPANEVELSQGESLILLPHIHSKSQSYSQEKQQSVAFELNSSKSLAQTEYADASYSRGTQQLEQELQPNEKPTAFTQNSSGDHSFALKAQEALAHASKLTPTLDEASQMLSSKVSGVNLHALQTQTQSFAQSPEQLHQDGVSLEEQLKTSQPVISPPLSSFHSSHQEMAQSEHKLHVDNTDASSEMHGDFSPYGASVYLSGTGNMDFSTTGQVATQDTTSSADAPAQTPWTCCRKVPPPKDCKPCPKLPKAPHMPYVFNIYCDDIYKDCAYAYSNCNDTWWEINCPKTCGLCKTKDKVSTPTAKEIMPKEVKDLVNAELQSDLVAPIPGEKPLVAKYTLRVKPKLVNGVPQMQEIRIMPPNKSGVSAYVKPLMVLKQNITKPMIENIEIDVPKKGAKFSRKPSVEVIEGDHKETLQVHKGQAVVDDAMQRSNTKSEETQETKPKIEAKEDSPGQTLSPINTTTEQTAANYTTTEQTQSSSASTPYKGYTNQTPDAQTQSTTTTATAHQSTASYQAYTQPQAASTASATEKTALSSTQTCTDDNLCATYVESQCSEPWLVANCKSKCKLC, from the exons ATGAAGTTGACAAGATTCTCATACAGCTTTAAAGGTCTCTTATTGCTTATTTGTCTGGGGATACAACACGGAAATTCAAACGCCAAAG CCATAAACAAACCCAAGCATGGCGTCAACAAAAGTGGAAGCAAAAAGTTCAACG CTCCAAAAGGTAAATTCTGCAAGAACCATTCGTACTGCGTCAAGTACAGCGACCTGGACTGCGCTTCAGAATGGGTTCAGTTAAATTGTCCTCGAATGTGCAGGCTCTGTGAATACGAAG GTCCCAACCTTCTCAATCTTCCGGCAGTCCTTTACTACAAAAAGGGAGATAAAAAACATGGAATTTCTGGAAAAACGAGCCACAAGACCAAACACGCTGACAAAGTCAAGAAGATCCAGAGGAGAAGTGAAGATGACGGTGATAGGCGAGACGTGGTCTTTCTCAGTAAGCCATACGATTATGCTCCAAAGCCAACAACACCGATGCCGACAACTTCGTACACAGTATTTGATTATAAAGGCAACTATAGAAACTGGCTCTTCCTCTATCCTGACCAGCACCCTGTCAACTTGCGTTATGTGGACCAAGGAAAAGCGAAAGATTCCAATCAACAAACCGATCAACAACAGCAATCCAGTGATTCTCAGAACGCAGCTACTACCGGAGCTCCAGTTGCTGCGGAGGCAGTTGCAGCGCCCACTGTTTCCCCTGCTTCCCCGGCTGCAGCTCAACCAGTTGCACCAGCTTTTGCGTCCCCAGCCACAGCTCCAGGTGTTGGGCAACCAGCGATGGAAGCTGCACAGCCATGGAACGGTGCCCAAACAGCAATGACCAATCAAACACAGAACAAGACCATCGAGTTGATAAACCAGTCAGTCTCTTTGGCCTCCAATGAGACCCAGCAAGCAGGGTTTAAACCAATTGTTCCTTCTGCACAGGGATATGACGCAGAAAACAGCTCTGTTCCCGCAG AAGGTAATTTCACTGGCCAGAATGTGTCCGAATCATTGAACGAAACACAAAGTTTTATCGTCAGTCAACCAAATTCATCAAAAACACTCTCACAAGCGGTCCCTCAAGATCATTCACATTCACAAGAAACAACACAGGAATCACCTGCAAATGAGGTAGAATTGAGCCAGGGTGAATCATTAATATTGCTTCCGCACATTCATTCTAAATCTCAGTCATATTCGCAAGAAAAACAGCAATCAGTTGCATTTGAGCTAAACTCGTCAAAGTCACTTGCACAAACGGAATATGCAGATGCATCTTATTCTCGAGGAACACAGCAACTTGAACAAGAATTGCAACCGAATGAAAAACCAACAGCATTTACACAAAATAGTTCAGGAGATCACTCATTTGCACTTAAGGCACAAGAAGCACTCGCACATGCCTCAAAGCTGACTCCAACTCTCGACGAAGCATCACAAATGTTGTCATCAAAAGTATCTGGAGTCAACCTGCATGCATTGCAAACACaaacgcaatcatttgcacaaTCACCGGAGCAGTTGCATCAAGATGGAGTATCCTTGGAAGAGCAACTAAAAACATCACAACCAGTCATCTCTCCGCCATTATCTTCATTCCACTCATCACATCAGGAGATGGCACAGTCTGAACACAAACTTCATGTTGATAACACGGATGCATCCTCCGAGATGCACGGAGACTTCAGTCCTTATGGTGCAAGTGTGTATTTGTCTGGTACAGGTAACATGGATTTCAGCACAACAGGTCAGGTAGCTACACAGGACACCACTTCTAGTGCTGATGCTCCCGCGCAGACACCCTGGACGTGTTGTAGGAAGGTGCCACCACCTAAGGACTGCAAGCCATGTCCAAAATTACCCAAAGCCCCTCACA tgCCTTATGTGTTTAACATTTATTGTGATGACATTTACAAGGATTGCGCTTATGCATACTCCAACTGCAATGACACCTGGTGGGAAATCAACTGTCCAAAAACATGCGGTCTCTGCAAGA CAAAGGACAAGGTCAGCACGCCCACTGCAAAGGAAATTATGCCTAAGGAAGTGAAAGATCTGGTTAACGCTGAACTGCAATCGGACCTGGTAGCACCCATCCCTGGGGAAAAGCCTCTGGTAGCCAAATATACTCTTCGAGTGAAGCCCAAACTTGTCAATGGAGTACCTCAGATGCAGGAAATTCGCATTATGCCGCCTAACAAGTCTGGAGTTTCAGCATATGTTAAACCACTGATGGTTTTGAAGCAAAACATCACAAAGCCGATGATTGAAAACATCGAGATTGATGTGCCCAAGAAAGGTGCAAAGTTCAGCCGAAAACCGAGTGTGGAGGTGATTGAGGGCGATCACAAAGAAACGCTGCAAGTTCACAAGGGACAAGCAGTGGTGGACGATGCAATGCAGAGATCCAACACCAAAAGTGAAG AAACTCAGGAAACCAAACCTAAAATTGAGGCGAAGGAGGACTCACCAGGACAGACCCTGTCGCCTATCAATACCACCACCGAACAAACTGCGGCAAACTACACAACCACAGAGCAGACCCAGTCCAGCTCAGCCTCAACTCCATATAAGGGCTATACCAATCAAACCCCGGACGCTCAAACCCAGTCCACCACTACAACAGCAACCGCTCATCAGAGCACAGCGTCTTATCAAGCATATACACAGCCCCAGGCGGCCTCAACGGCTTCAGCCACGGAAAAAACTGCGCTAAGCAGCA CTCAGACTTGCACTGATGACAATCTATGCGCAACATACGTTGAATCCCAATGTTCAGAGCCATGGCTCGTGGCCAACTGCAAGAGTAAATGCAAACTTTGCTGA